GATTTTCGCGGCGGTGGCGGCCTTGATGATGTTGGCCGTCGAGGCGGTGTCCACCGGGTTGACGATGATCGCGTCGACTTTCTGGCTGATAAAGTTCTCGACCTGGCTCAACTGCTTGACCACGTCGGCGCGGGCGTCTTCGAACTGCAACTGCACACCGTCGCCCTTGGGGTAGGACTTGGCTTGCTTGTCCATGTCTTCGCGCAGGTAGGTCAGGAAGGTGTCATCGAAGGCGGACATACTCACGCCTATCTTGAGGTCGGCAGCCGAGGCGACACCGCTGGCGAGCAGCATGGACAGGGCCAGCGCGGTAAAACGGATCGGGGTCTTCATGAACGGTCTGTCTCCAATTTCTTGTTGGTTTTGTTGGACGTTGCGTTGATCAGAGCGAGGACGACGGCAGTCGGACAATCGGAGCACCTGGGATACAGCAGACCAGGGCGCCCTTGTTTTCGACGCACAGCACATTAAGGAAGGAGAAGTAAAACGGCCGGGCGCGGGGCAGGCCGCGTGGCGCTTGGGCAGGGCGTAAAACTCGCAGTACAGCGTTGAAGATTTTCATCTGACGGTACCTGGTTGTTTTTGATCTTGTTTTTGTTGAGTCGCCCGAATCAGGTTCGAGACGTACTTTATGCAACCTGGAAAAGACTTTATTGGAAAATAATTTCCATATCAACCTGTTTTAGAATTTTATTCTATTTTTGTTGAAACCACCTGTTGGCGCTCGGCGCTCAGGCGTGCGGCGTCCAATATACGGGTGGTTTCCAGCGCATCATAGGCGTCTACCGGCAACGGCCCCTGCCCTTGCACGGCGGCTTGCAACTGGGAATAGAACTGGGTCCAGCACCCTTTCTCCGAGGGGACGCGCTCGCGCTCCGGGCCTTGTTCGAACCAGCCCCAGCGCCGGTGCTCCTCGGCGCCCCAGTGCTCGCCTTCGGTCTTTGGGGACTTGCCGGCCATCAGCGCCTCTTCCTGGCCGTCCAGCCCTTCGACGGTATAACAGCCCAACGTGCCGTTAACCCGAAAACGCGGGGCCTGGCTGTTTTGCAGCGCACTGCCCCACACATGGGAAATGACCCCGTTGGCGTGGGTCAGGCAGACAAAAAAGCCGTGATCGAGGCTGGGATGCTCAGGGCTGAACTGCAACTGGGCGAATACCCGGTCCACCGGGCCGAACAGTTGCAGCGCCTGATCCACCAGGTGGCTGCCCAGGTCACGCAACCAGCCGCCGCCACTGGCGTTGCCCACCGCCTGCGGGCTGTAGCGCTCGACGCGGGATTCGAAACGAGTGATTTGACCCAGGGCGCCGGCGTCGATCAGCTTGCGCAGGGTCAGGTAATCCGAGTCCCAGCGCCGGTTCTGGTAAACGCTCAGCAGCACGCCCTGGCGTTCGGCTGCGGTGATCAGCGCCTGGGCCTGTTCGGCATTGCTGGCAAAGGGTTTGTCGCTGACCACCGCCACGCCATGCTCGATGGCTTCCAGCACCAGCGCCGGGCGGCCCTTGAGGGTGGTGGAGATGACCAGCGCGTCGACGCCGGCTTCGACGATCTGGCCAATCGTGTCGTAGGCTTGAATACCTGGGAGATCGGTGGCCAGCTGTTGGCGACGTTCGGGGGAACGGGTCACCACGCCGACAAAGGTCGCGCCGGGCAAGGTTGCAATCAGCGGCGCATGAAAAAAGCGCCCTCCGTGGCCGTAGCCGACTAGTCCGATTCGCATGATTCACTCCTTCTTTAAAGTGCAAACCCAATCAAATATGGGAGCTGGCTTGCCAGCTCCCACCTTGACCGTGTTTCGTCAGTGGAACTGTGATCAGCCGTAGAACCGCGGACGCTCCGGCAACTTCACCTGCACAATCTGCTCACTGCCCTGCGCTTCAATACACGCATCCGCCGCCACCGCCGCCGCAAACCCGTCCCACGCCGACGGCCCGCCGACTTGCCCGGCGCGCACACTGTCGATAAACGCCTGCAACTCCACGTCGTACGCACCAATAAAACGATCCTTCCAATCCATCAGGATCGCGTTGGACAGCTTCGCGCCACTGCGCAATTGCACCTGGGACGGTTCCGGCAGCTTGGCGATACCGGTCTCCCCCACCACTTCGCACTGGATGTCGTAGCCGTACTGGCAATTCACGAACACCTCCACATCGATCCGCGTGCCCTTGGCGGTTTCCAGCAACACAATCTGCGGGTCACGCAGATGGGCCAGGGCTTTGCTGGTCTTGCGCGGGAACACCACCTGCACGGACACGTAATCGTCATTGAGCAGCCAACGCAGCACGTCCAGCTCGTGGATCAAGGTGTCGGTGATCGCCATGTCGGTGTTGTAGTTCTCGCCCACCGTGGGGTTGCGGTGCGCGCAATGCAGCATCAACGGCTCGCCGATCTGGCCGCTGTCGATCACCGCTTTTAGGGCGCGATAGCCTTCGTCGTACGGGCGCATAAAGCCCACTTGCACCAGACGCTTGCCGTAGGCCACTTCGGCGTCGACAATCTTGCGGCAGCCTTCGGCCGTCACTGCCAGGGGTTTTTCGCAAAACACCGGCTTGCCGGCGGCGATGGCGGCGAGCACGAACTCTTCGTGGCTCGGGCCCCAGGAGGTCACGAGCACCGCCTCGACCTGCGGCGAGTTGATCAGCGCGTGCCCGTCCGAGTACACCTCGGCGTCCAGCTTCAAATCGGCGACAACCTTGGCGGCTTGCTCAAGGTTGATGTCGGTCACCGCCACCACCTGGCTATTGAGCAAGGTCTGGCTGCAACGACGAATGTGGTCACGGCCAATGGCGCCCGTTCCGATAACACCCAGCTTCAAAGACATACAAACACTCCTCTTGTTATTAGTACTGCCGGGCTTTCGCCAGCTGTTCATTGAGTTTTTTCGCCGCTGCATTCGTGCGCTCGCTGGTGGACACCTGCGCCACGCCCACCCGCCACCACGACAGGTAGCCGTGGACCATGGTCTTGGGCAGCACCTTGATATCGATCAGGGTCGAAACGGTTTGCGTGCGCGCATCCGCCAGGGCCGCTTCCAGCTGTTCCACGGTGCTCACCTTGTAGGTCTTGCAGCCATACGCCGCCGCGCTCATGGCGAAATCCACCGGCACCAGTCCGCCGTCGAGCTTGCCGCTCTCGGGGTTGCGGTAGCGAAACTCGGTGCCGAAGCTGTCCATGCCGTTGCCGATCTGCAGGTTGTTGATACAACCGAAGGCCATGTTGTCGAGCAGCACCACGTTGATCTTGCGCCGCTCCTGGATCGAGGTGGCCAGCTCCGAATGCAACATCATGTAGGAGCCGTCACCCACCAGGGCGTAGACCTCCCGGGTCGGCTCGGCCAGTTTCACGCCAAGGGCCGCATTGATCTCATAGCCCATGCACGAATAGCCGTACTCCACGTGATAGGTGTTGACGCCCTTGCTGCGCCACGCGCGTTGCAAGTCACCCGGCAGGCTGCCGGCGGCGGCGACGATAATCGCATCATCGGCCAGGGTCTGGTTGAGCACGCCGAGCACGCGGCTTTGGGTGAGGCATGAGCCCGTCAGCTCGATAAATTCGCGCAGTACGCCACGGTCCAGAAGGTCATCGACCTCAGGCACAAAGTCGTCGCCCTGATACTCCACCTGATGCACGCGATCCACTTCCGCGTCCAACCGGGCCTTGGCGTCGCGCACCTGCTCGCCCCAGCCTGCGCGGTAGTCGCCGAGCGCATCGGCCAGTGCTTCAAGGGCAACTTTTGCGTCGGCCAGCACTTGCACACCGTCGAGTTTCAAGGC
The genomic region above belongs to Pseudomonas poae and contains:
- a CDS encoding Gfo/Idh/MocA family oxidoreductase, with the protein product MSLKLGVIGTGAIGRDHIRRCSQTLLNSQVVAVTDINLEQAAKVVADLKLDAEVYSDGHALINSPQVEAVLVTSWGPSHEEFVLAAIAAGKPVFCEKPLAVTAEGCRKIVDAEVAYGKRLVQVGFMRPYDEGYRALKAVIDSGQIGEPLMLHCAHRNPTVGENYNTDMAITDTLIHELDVLRWLLNDDYVSVQVVFPRKTSKALAHLRDPQIVLLETAKGTRIDVEVFVNCQYGYDIQCEVVGETGIAKLPEPSQVQLRSGAKLSNAILMDWKDRFIGAYDVELQAFIDSVRAGQVGGPSAWDGFAAAVAADACIEAQGSEQIVQVKLPERPRFYG
- a CDS encoding Gfo/Idh/MocA family oxidoreductase, with protein sequence MRIGLVGYGHGGRFFHAPLIATLPGATFVGVVTRSPERRQQLATDLPGIQAYDTIGQIVEAGVDALVISTTLKGRPALVLEAIEHGVAVVSDKPFASNAEQAQALITAAERQGVLLSVYQNRRWDSDYLTLRKLIDAGALGQITRFESRVERYSPQAVGNASGGGWLRDLGSHLVDQALQLFGPVDRVFAQLQFSPEHPSLDHGFFVCLTHANGVISHVWGSALQNSQAPRFRVNGTLGCYTVEGLDGQEEALMAGKSPKTEGEHWGAEEHRRWGWFEQGPERERVPSEKGCWTQFYSQLQAAVQGQGPLPVDAYDALETTRILDAARLSAERQQVVSTKIE